The Gloeothece verrucosa PCC 7822 genome contains a region encoding:
- a CDS encoding asparagine synthetase B family protein, whose protein sequence is MRKRKSVNLLSVHPSWCLIWGQINTQLNEYSFSVPGKLGLVGSQPVFSPQKGFLVVGDVWLVNRDRVLRSLGVSLSDWKGTDEEVVAFAWERWGTECVKQFMGFFALIVWDVAANRLWLVRDSVGVRTLYYCYSGSSYYIAPRLKNLSSFHSQQLDLVALRDYLSTAFVAGERTLWEQVKELLPGTILSLSDGKINRYWQPIEQILEPDQSLAWYSNKLRDLLEQVIREYLPQNESVGVYLSGGLDSSCVTALAARLHSASVHTYSIFFGADSPHELEFSSQVAQFCRTEHHILEITPQQMWNQLPETMAHLDDPIGDPLTVPNYLMAQLAGGNVQVILNGEGGDPCFGGPKNQPMLLNQLYNQTENQSNLMTAYLTSFQKCFLDLPRLLKPDVLAVVESSSFPFEADLNSETTYLNRLMCINIKFKGADHILTKVNNLTRSALLEGRSPLFDRRIVELAMQIPPQYKLAGAEEKAVLKQAVIDLLPIEIIKRPKSGMMVPVQLWFKKYWQREARKLLLNKNAKIAPYFNQKVIRDWLNYQGDPWGRYGVKLWLLLSLEIWLEVNQ, encoded by the coding sequence ATGAGAAAGCGCAAGAGTGTTAATTTGTTGTCGGTACATCCCAGTTGGTGTTTAATTTGGGGACAGATAAATACTCAATTAAATGAGTATAGTTTTTCTGTCCCTGGCAAGTTGGGTCTGGTGGGTTCTCAACCTGTTTTTAGTCCTCAAAAAGGTTTTTTGGTAGTAGGAGATGTTTGGTTAGTTAATCGAGATCGAGTTTTGAGAAGTTTGGGAGTTAGTTTAAGTGATTGGAAAGGTACAGATGAGGAGGTTGTTGCTTTTGCTTGGGAACGCTGGGGAACTGAATGTGTTAAGCAATTTATGGGTTTTTTTGCTTTGATTGTTTGGGATGTTGCAGCTAATCGTTTATGGTTAGTTCGTGATTCGGTGGGGGTAAGAACTCTTTATTATTGTTATTCGGGTTCAAGCTATTATATAGCACCTAGGCTGAAAAATCTTTCTTCTTTTCATTCCCAACAATTAGATTTAGTGGCGCTTAGAGATTATTTATCTACGGCTTTTGTTGCTGGTGAACGCACGTTATGGGAACAAGTTAAGGAATTATTACCCGGAACGATTTTAAGTCTATCAGATGGAAAAATAAATAGATATTGGCAACCTATAGAGCAGATTTTAGAACCCGATCAATCTTTGGCATGGTACAGTAATAAATTACGTGATTTACTAGAGCAAGTTATTCGAGAATATTTACCTCAAAATGAATCTGTAGGGGTTTATTTATCAGGGGGGTTAGATTCAAGTTGTGTTACGGCTTTAGCCGCTCGGTTACATTCGGCTTCAGTTCATACTTATTCTATTTTTTTTGGGGCAGATAGTCCCCATGAATTAGAATTTTCTAGTCAAGTTGCTCAATTTTGTCGGACTGAACATCATATTTTAGAAATTACGCCACAACAGATGTGGAATCAATTGCCTGAGACAATGGCTCATCTAGATGATCCGATTGGCGATCCTTTAACTGTTCCTAATTATTTAATGGCTCAGTTAGCTGGAGGAAATGTTCAAGTTATTCTTAATGGAGAAGGGGGTGATCCTTGTTTTGGGGGACCGAAAAATCAGCCTATGCTTCTTAATCAATTATACAATCAAACGGAAAATCAATCAAATTTAATGACGGCTTATTTGACTTCTTTTCAAAAATGTTTTCTTGATTTGCCTAGATTATTGAAACCTGATGTTTTAGCTGTTGTTGAATCTTCCTCTTTTCCTTTTGAAGCTGATTTGAATTCGGAGACGACTTATCTTAACCGCTTGATGTGCATTAATATTAAATTTAAGGGAGCAGATCATATTTTAACGAAGGTCAATAATTTAACTCGTTCTGCTCTTTTGGAGGGACGTTCGCCCTTATTTGACCGGCGTATTGTCGAATTAGCGATGCAAATTCCTCCGCAATATAAGTTAGCTGGTGCAGAGGAAAAAGCCGTTTTAAAACAAGCGGTTATTGATCTATTGCCCATAGAGATTATTAAACGTCCTAAAAGTGGCATGATGGTTCCGGTACAATTATGGTTTAAAAAATATTGGCAAAGGGAAGCAAGAAAGTTATTATTGAATAAAAATGCTAAAATTGCTCCTTACTTTAATCAAAAGGTTATACGAGACTGGTTAAACTATCAAGGAGATCCTTGGGGACGTTATGGAGTTAAGCTTTGGTTATTACTGAGTTTGGAGATATGGCTAGAAGTTAATCAATGA
- a CDS encoding SAM-dependent methyltransferase, with amino-acid sequence MSQSQEIEVGFTAKVMAAARAIESRRPNALFIDPFAELLAGAEAISSAIPRLEEYEKQGRPFIAVRTRFFDDFLLNHSSCCRQVIIVGSGMDTRAFRLNWKSDTHVYEIDQASVLQYKQSCLSGMAPQCHQHLIYADLRETLWQKLLLCQGYQPSQPSLWLLEGLLYYLNQDEVENLLVTINHLSVVGSGLAADLMNPVIANGSDQWAKYWRSSCEDPESLFAHYGWKASVTQPGEPGASFGRFTYQFPDRSRADAPHIFLVTATKEL; translated from the coding sequence ATGTCTCAATCCCAAGAAATTGAAGTGGGTTTTACAGCGAAAGTAATGGCTGCTGCTCGTGCCATCGAAAGCCGCAGACCTAATGCTTTGTTTATTGATCCGTTTGCTGAACTTTTAGCTGGCGCGGAAGCTATATCTTCGGCAATTCCTCGCTTAGAAGAGTATGAAAAACAAGGAAGACCCTTTATTGCCGTGAGGACTCGCTTTTTTGATGATTTTCTTCTCAATCACTCTTCGTGTTGCCGGCAAGTCATTATTGTTGGTTCAGGAATGGATACAAGAGCTTTTCGCCTCAATTGGAAATCCGATACTCATGTTTATGAAATCGATCAAGCTTCGGTTTTGCAATATAAGCAATCGTGCTTATCGGGGATGGCTCCCCAGTGTCATCAACATTTAATTTATGCCGATTTAAGGGAAACTCTTTGGCAGAAATTGCTCCTGTGTCAAGGCTATCAACCTTCGCAACCGTCCCTTTGGCTGTTGGAAGGATTGCTTTATTATTTAAATCAAGATGAAGTTGAGAATTTATTGGTAACAATTAACCATTTATCGGTAGTCGGAAGTGGGTTGGCTGCTGATCTAATGAACCCAGTTATTGCCAATGGTTCGGATCAATGGGCTAAATACTGGCGTTCTAGCTGTGAAGACCCGGAATCGCTTTTTGCTCATTATGGTTGGAAGGCATCAGTAACTCAACCCGGAGAACCTGGGGCGAGTTTTGGCAGATTTACCTATCAATTTCCTGACCGTAGCCGGGCAGATGCTCCACATATCTTTTTGGTTACAGCGACTAAAGAACTTTAA
- a CDS encoding protelomerase family protein: MGKTKPPTQTRIKLISNPEIFVKTGEDFLDSKNCLEVLGALVLITGLACDALLLNSNIKEKTAYSVTFTEKKNFTEEIREIPTLIKAQKVIKAISFLRDSLEIGHLDSKTINSTYIPSVFKIWQEHLQKFVPMPPIRQFSHSFWRSVYAAIATHWYCPRNVSPIDYKAYICGQEELIRDKSEKIKEKIAAQLNYFEYQIEGHKNKIDSVLGLKLSGGSVQVLEKFQMVEFRENSGQVSQPRYEDLAANSLAAKETQENLEPTETLTQIELKSSDATEGKELNLDAKISTTASLAKENVETTEPKTQLNLESGASEEERDLTVEQGTKTQPLNGQVVENISEADPQKLILLKLASDQSEVLLEGLEEATGCAPSTLLLGNIYRVSNSSGKFQFVLKQGKNQQKISTTVEGQEIIKAISRLRKFSEYQELLKLSPEEINEHFRVKVEVNGLIKDS; this comes from the coding sequence ATGGGTAAAACCAAGCCGCCTACTCAAACCCGCATCAAATTGATCTCTAACCCAGAAATTTTCGTGAAAACCGGGGAAGATTTTCTCGATTCAAAGAACTGCCTCGAAGTTTTGGGGGCATTGGTTTTGATAACGGGATTGGCTTGTGATGCTCTGCTGCTCAACAGTAACATCAAAGAGAAAACCGCTTATTCAGTAACTTTTACCGAGAAAAAGAATTTTACCGAAGAAATCCGCGAAATTCCCACATTAATTAAAGCACAGAAAGTTATTAAGGCTATTTCCTTTTTAAGAGACTCCCTTGAAATAGGCCACCTCGACAGCAAGACGATTAACTCCACTTATATACCGTCTGTCTTCAAAATCTGGCAAGAACACTTACAAAAATTCGTCCCGATGCCGCCAATTCGTCAGTTTTCTCATTCATTTTGGCGATCTGTTTATGCGGCTATTGCTACTCATTGGTATTGTCCTAGAAATGTCTCTCCTATTGATTACAAGGCTTACATCTGCGGCCAAGAGGAATTAATACGAGACAAAAGTGAAAAGATTAAGGAAAAAATAGCCGCACAATTAAATTATTTCGAGTATCAAATCGAAGGCCATAAAAATAAGATTGATTCAGTCCTCGGACTAAAATTAAGCGGCGGCTCGGTACAGGTTCTAGAAAAATTTCAGATGGTGGAATTTAGGGAAAACTCCGGACAAGTAAGCCAGCCAAGATATGAAGACCTTGCCGCTAATTCTTTAGCCGCCAAAGAAACACAAGAGAATCTAGAACCAACTGAAACTTTAACACAGATAGAGTTAAAATCTTCTGATGCCACCGAAGGAAAAGAATTGAATTTAGATGCCAAAATTTCTACGACTGCCTCCTTAGCTAAAGAAAATGTAGAAACAACTGAACCCAAAACACAACTAAATTTAGAATCGGGAGCATCAGAAGAAGAAAGAGATTTAACGGTTGAACAAGGGACTAAAACTCAGCCATTAAATGGGCAAGTTGTAGAGAATATCTCTGAAGCTGACCCCCAAAAACTAATTCTCTTAAAATTAGCCAGTGACCAAAGTGAGGTATTATTGGAAGGGTTAGAAGAAGCTACAGGATGCGCTCCTTCTACTTTGTTGTTAGGTAATATTTATCGGGTTTCTAATTCATCAGGGAAATTCCAATTCGTTTTAAAGCAGGGGAAAAATCAGCAAAAAATTTCGACGACTGTCGAAGGACAAGAAATTATTAAAGCTATTTCTAGGTTGAGGAAGTTTTCCGAATATCAGGAGTTGCTGAAACTGTCTCCAGAAGAAATAAATGAACACTTTAGAGTTAAAGTGGAAGTTAACGGGTTAATAAAAGATAGTTGA